In the Hordeum vulgare subsp. vulgare chromosome 7H, MorexV3_pseudomolecules_assembly, whole genome shotgun sequence genome, one interval contains:
- the LOC123408400 gene encoding protein PAIR1-like, whose translation MKEASLDSGSIQKKFVLLEDSLKQILKGQDDLKALFEGSTESNPDQLSVLNSHTRKLDEMSSILSALPNHVQTEFGQLKGDTYRILTKEMEVQRPEEVEQQANIHLHLPPSGWTAPCSEHA comes from the exons ATGAAGGAGGCATCATTAGACT CTGGTagcattcaaaaaaagtttgtacTCCTAGAGGACTCTCTAAAGCAAATT CTTAAGGGACAAGATGATCTCAAAGCACTCTTTGAAGGAAGCACAGAAAGTAATCCTGACCAGCTGAGTGTTCTCAACTCTCACACCAGGAAACTGGATGAGATGTCCTCTATACTCTCAGCCTTGCCAAATCATGTGCAAACTGAATTTGGGCAACTGAAGGGTGACACCTATAGAATTCTTACAAAGGAGATGGAG GTGCAGCGTCCAGAGGAGGTGGAGCAGCAGGCCAACATCCATCTTCACCTCCCACCTAGCGGCTGGACCGCCCCTTGCAGCGAACATGCATAG